The following are encoded together in the Chlorocebus sabaeus isolate Y175 chromosome 12, mChlSab1.0.hap1, whole genome shotgun sequence genome:
- the HSPA5 gene encoding endoplasmic reticulum chaperone BiP: MKLSLVAAMLLLLSAARAEEEDKKEDVGTVVGIDLGTTYSCVGVFKNGRVEIIANDQGNRITPSYVAFTPEGERLIGDAAKNQLTSNPENTVFDAKRLIGRTWNDPSVQQDIKFLPFKVVEKKTKPYIQVDIGGGQTKTFAPEEISAMVLTKMKETAEAYLGKKVTHAVVTVPAYFNDAQRQATKDAGTIAGLNVMRIINEPTAAAIAYGLDKREGEKNILVFDLGGGTFDVSLLTIDNGVFEVVATNGDTHLGGEDFDQRVMEHFIKLYKKKTGKDVRKDNRAVQKLRREVEKAKRALSSQHQARIEIESFYEGEDFSETLTRAKFEELNMDLFRSTMKPVQKVLEDSDLKKSDIDEIVLVGGSTRIPKIQQLVKEFFNGKEPSRGINPDEAVAYGAAVQAGVLSGDQDTGDLVLLDVCPLTLGIETVGGVMTKLIPRNTVVPTKKSQIFSTASDNQPTVTIKVYEGERPLTKDNHLLGTFDLTGIPPAPRGVPQIEVTFEIDVNGILRVTAEDKGTGNKNKITITNDQNRLTPEEIERMVNDAEKFAEEDKKLKERIDTRNELESYAYSLKNQIGDKEKLGGKLSSEDKETMEKAVEEKIEWLESHQDADIEDFKAKKKELEEIVQPIISKLYGSAGPPPTGEEDTAEKDEL; encoded by the exons ATGAAGCTCTCCCTGGTGGCCGCgatgctgctgctgctcagcGCGGCGCGGGCCGAGGAGGAGGACAAGAAGGAGGACGTGGGCACGGTGGTCGGCATCGACCTGGGGACCACCTACTCCTG CGTCGGCGTGTTCAAGAACGGCCGCGTGGAGATCATCGCCAACGATCAGGGCAACCGCATCACGCCGTCCTATGTGGCCTTCACTCCTGAAGGGGAACGTCTGATCGGCGATGCCGCCAAGAACCAGCTCACCTCCAACCCCGAGAACACGGTCTTTGACGCCAAGCGGCTCATCGGCCGCACATGGAACGACCCGTCTGTGCAGCAGGACATCAAGTTCTTGCCGTTCAAG GTggttgaaaagaaaactaaaccaTACATTCAAGTTGATATTGGAGGTGGGCAAACAAAGACGTTTGCTCCTGAAGAAATTTCTGCCATGGTTCTCACTAAAATGAAAGAAACCGCTGAGGCTTATTTGGGAAAGAAG GTTACCCATGCAGTTGTTACTGTACCAGCCTATTTCAATGATGCCCAACGCCAAGCAACCAAAGACGCTGGAACTATTGCTGGCCTAAATGTTATGAGGATCATCAACGAGCC TACGGCAGCTGCTATTGCTTATGGCCTGGATaaaagggagggggagaagaaCATCCTGGTGTTTGACCTGGGTGGCGGAACCTTTGATGTGTCTCTTCTCACCATTGACAATGGTGTCTTCGAAGTCGTGGCCACTAATGGAGATACTCATCTGGGTGGAGAAGACTTTGACCAGCGTGTCATGGAACACTTCATCAAGCTGTACAAAAAGAAGACTGGCAAAGACGTCAGGAAAGACAACAGAGCTGTGCAGAAACTTCGGCGTGAGGTGGAAAAGGCCAAACGGGCCCTGTCTTCTCAACATCAAGCAAGAATTGAAATTGAGTCCTTCTATGAAGGAGAAGACTTTTCTGAGACCCTGACTCGGGCCAAATTTGAAGAGCTCAACATG gatctGTTCCGGTCTACTATGAAGCCCGTCCAGAAAGTGTTGGAAGATTCTGATTTGAAGAAGTCTGATATTGATGAAATTGTTCTTGTTGGTGGCTCGACTCGAATTCCAAAGATTCAGCAACTGGTTAAAGAGTTCTTCAATGGCAAGGAACCATCCCGTGGCATAAACCCAGATGAAGCTGTAGCGTATGGtgctgctgtccaggctggtgtgctcTCTGGTGATCAAGATACAG GTGACCTGGTACTGCTTGATGTGTGTCCCCTTACACTTGGTATTGAAACTGTGGGAGGTGTCATGACCAAACTGATTCCAAGGAACACAGTGGTGCCTACCAAGAAGTCTCAGATCTTTTCTACAGCTTCTGATAATCAACCAACTGTTACAATCAAGGTCTATGAAG GTGAACGACCCCTGACAAAAGACAATCATCTTCTGGGTACATTTGATCTGACTGGAATTCCTCCTGCTCCTCGTGGGGTCCCACAGATTGAAGTCACCTTTGAGATAGATGTGAATGGTATTCTTCGAGTGACAGCTGAAGACAAGGGTACAGGGAACAAAAATAAGATCACAATTACCAATGACCAGAATCGCCTGACACCTGAAGAAATCGAAAGGATGGTTAATGATGCTGAGAAGTTTGCTGAGGAAGACAAAAAGCTCAAGGAGCGCATTGATACTAGAAATGAGTTGGAAAGCTATGCCTATTCTCTAAAGAATCAGATTGGAGATAAAGAAAAGCTGGGAGGTAAACTTTCCTCTGAAGATAAGGAGACCATGGAAAAAGCTGTAGAAGAAAAGATTGAATGGCTGGAAAGCCACCAAGATGCTGACATTGAAGACTTCAAAGCTAAGAAGAAGGAACTGGAAGAAATTGTTCAGCCAATTATCAGCAAACTCTATGGAAGTGCAGGCCCTCCCCCAACTGGTGAAGAGGATACAGCAGAAAAAGATGAGTTGTAG